In the genome of Candidatus Electrothrix rattekaaiensis, the window AACAGTCGAAGATAAGTTGGAACCGTACAAAGAGTTTTTTATATATGATGATTTGGACAGATTGACCAAGGCCGATGGGAATAACTATGCCGTAGAATATGGGTATAACGCAATTGGTAATTTGCGGACAGTCGTAAAAGACGGCGATCTACAAAACCTTTATTACGGTGCTGACGGAGGAAGAATCCCCCATGCAGTAACCGCGATCAACTCCAGTCAGCCTGTTGTTGAATTTTTTGCGATTAATAATGGTGATATGTATACCACCCTTACTGCGGTTACATTAAACAGTACTGTGAGTGAAAAGAATGTAACTGAGTTTATGGCAAGTGAAGATATTAATTTTGCAAACGCAACCTGGAAGCCGTATCAGGGAACGGTTAATTTTACCTTATCCTCTGGGTATGGAATGAAAACAGTCTTCTTTAAAGTGAAAAACAGTAGCGGGGAATCGCAGGCAGTCAAAGATCAAATTGAATATCTCTTGGATAGTAACAACGATGGCATCCCTGACATCTTTGATCAAGATGGTGACGGAATGGAAGATTCCTGGGAGCTTGAAAATGGTCTTGATCCCAATAACCCGGATGACGCAACAGGCGATGCAGACGGAGACGGGCTTTCCAATAAGGAAGAATTCGGCCTGAGCACTGATCCTAATAATCCAGATACCGATGGTGACGGAATTAATGATGCCGTTGAAGTGAACAATGGCACTGATCCAACGAACTCTGATACCGACGGTGACGGAATTGATGATGGTGAAGATTCAAATCCAACTACAGCTCTTCAGAATCCAACCAGCCTGACATACATTCTCCTGGCCGAGCATTTAACGCCTGGAGGTGGCGAAAGAAGTAACGGTGCATATTCTCTGCATGATTTACTTGGCAATGGAATCATGCCGTTTACCGAACCCAACCTCATTATTCTGGATGCTGACGACGACGGTATAGCCAATCAATTTGATAATTGTCCTGGTAAGTCAAATCCCTTGCAGGAAGACTTAGACAATGACGGTCGAGGAGATCTCTGTGACGATGATGATGACGGCGATGGAATAGAGGATATTCTGGACAATTGTATGTTAGTAGCCAATCCTGACCAGAAAAATACCGACGGAGACGGGGAAGGCAATGCCTGTGATGAGGACGATGATAACGACGGTATGCCGGATAACTGGGAGATCCAACATGGTTTGAATCCTGAAGACCCCACTGATGCCGATTCAGATATGGATAATGATGGTATCTCTAATTTGGATGAATACTTAGGAGGAAGTGAACCGGATCGGGTGAAATCACTCTCCACACTCAAAGACTCGTCTATTATTCAGGTTATTTTCACCTTATTACTGAAAGACAAAGAGCAGACATCGGCTGCCGACACTCCCGGTGCAACATGCGGAACCGGTGGTATCTATGATTGCAGTATGAACTGTATTGATTGGACTGAGGGTTCTTTGCTGGCTGGTGATGGAGTGTGTGACGATGAGTTCGCTGAAATGAATTTCAATTGTAAGGCGTTTGAATATGATGGGGGAGATTGTTTGTAAGCTGAAAGAAGAAAGGTTTCAGCCGGTTCACTATACATTGTTCCTTGCGTATCAAATCAGGTGCTTTGCTCTGACTTCCATCCCGGCCTTCGGTGGGCCGGGATAACAAAAAGGCATACCGTACCGTTCTGCACACTTCAATGGCAGATACATAATTTTTTCTTGCCAGACCTCGCAACAAAAGGTACACCTCCCGTTTTCTTTCATCCACCGCCCGCAACAAGAAAGCAAGAGGCCGCAAGACAATTGCAAGCCTTGGCTTTTGAGAAGCGAGGCAATATTTTTTTCCTGCAACGGCCCGCATGACGATTGCGTCAGCCCGCTTGCAGAACACCGGAGACCGTTATTTTAACAGAAGAGTTCATGACAACAAAAGTAAACCTGGATTCCATCCTGCCCCTAGTGCAAAAACCGGGGCGCTATATCGGCGGCGAGCTGAATTCCGTTCACCCGGATTACAGCCGGATCGATCTTTCCTTTGCCCTGGTCTTCCCGGATCTCTACGAGATCGGGATGTCCCACCAGGGCTTGCAGATCCTCTATCATATCATCAACCGTCAACCCGGCTTGGCAGCGGAACGCTGTTATGCGCCGGATGTGGATATGGAGGCGCAGCTTCGTCAGCACAAGCTCCCCCTGTTTTCCCTGGAGACCCGGCGACCGCTGGCCGAGTTTGATGTGATCGGTTTCACCCTGCCTTATGAGCTTTGTTATACCAATATCCTGACCGTGCTCGACTTGGCCGGGATACCTTTTCGCTCCGAGGATCGGGGCGAGGACTTCCCGCTGATCATCGGCGGCGGGGCCTGCGCCATGAACCCGGAGCCGGTAGCGGATTTCTTTGACCTGATCGTGCTGGGAGACGGCGAGGAAGCGGTGCTGGAGCTTATCTGGGCTTTGCGTGCTTCCCGTGAACAAGGTTTTTCCCGCGCCGAGACTCTGCAATGTTGCGCAGATATTCAGGGTGTCTATGTACCCTCCCTGTTCAAGCCCCGCTACAGCGACGGGCGGCTGACCGCTATCGAACCGCTCAAAAAGGATTATCCGGCGGTCACCCGTCGTATTGTTGCCGAGCTGCCCCCGGTGGAACTTCTGACCCGTCCCTTGGTGCCCATAGTTAAACCGGTTCATGATCGGCTCGGGGTGGAGATTGCTCGTGGCTGTACCCGGAGCTGTCGCTTCTGTCAGGCAGGGATGATCTACCGACCAGTGCGGGAGCGCAGCAGAGAGCAGATCATGAAGCTGGCAGAGGAGGGCGTGCATAATTCCGGTTTTGATGAGCTGGCCCTCCTGTCTTTATCCACCGGAGATTATTCCGATCTGCCCGGACTGCTTCTTGAGCTGATGGATCATTTTGCTGAAGAGCATGTCTCGGTGGCCCTGCCGTCCATGCGGGTGGGAACCCTGACCCCGGAGGTGATTGAGCAGATCAAACGGGTGCGCAAGAGCGGCTTCACGGTTGCGCCGGAAGCGGGCACGGATCGTTTGCGCGAGGTGATTAATAAGGGCATCACTGAGGAAGATCTGCTGACCGGCTGCCGGGATGCCTTTGCAGCGGGCTGGAATGTAATCAAGTTCTACTTTATGATCGGCCTGCCCACCGAGACTCAGGAAGATTTGGAGGCGATTATTGATCTGGCTGTGCGGGCAAAAAAAGAGGCCAAGGGTGGCAGAACCCAGATCAATGTTTCCGTGTCCACCTTTGTGCCCAAGCCCCATACCCCGTTTCAATGGCACGGTCAGCTTTCCATTGCCGAGACCAAGGAGCGGATTGATTTCCTGAAACGGAAGCTGCCCCGTAAGGGTTTTCGCCTGAAATGGCATGAGCCGTATCAGTCTTTCCTGGAGGGGCTGTTTTCTCGGGGTGACAGGAGGCTGGCTCCGTTAATCGAGGCGGCTTGGCAAGCCGGGGCGCGGCTGGACGGCTGGTCGGATCATTTCCTGCTGGAACGTTGGCAGGAGGCGGCAGAGCAGCTCGGCCTGGATCTTGAGGCGTATCTTCACCCCAAAGATCAGGATGAGGTGCTGCCTTGGGATCATCTCCACTGCGGAGTCGGGCGTGATTTTCTGCTGGCCGAGTGGCAAAAGGCTCTGGAGCAGATCTACACCCCGGATTGTCGGAACAAGGGCTGTCAAAAATGCGGACTCTGTGATTTCAAGTCGATCCAGCCGCTGATTCAAAAAAAGAAAGAATCGGAACCGGCTGAAACAGCAGCGCAACAAAGCGAATCGGCCAGAGGTTCGTGGACACGAACCGAGCCGGGGCAGCAGCCGATATTCCGTTATCGGGTCCATTATTCTCGCGTAGGAGACGGACGCTTTCTGGGGCATCTGGAGGTGTTGCAACTGGTCTTTCGCGGCCTGCAGCGGAGCGGCCTGCCGATCCTCTTTTCCCAAGGCTTTAATCCCTCGCCCAAGGTCTCATTCAGTCCGGCCCTGCCGGTCGGCGTGGAAAGCCATATCGAGTATTTTGATATAGACCTGTCCTCGCCCATCAAGAATCTTCAGGAAGCAGCGGAGTTGCTGAATATCAGTCTGCCGGATTTTCTTGCTGTGCAGGAAATGACGGCAATTCAAAAAAAGCCCCCGGTTGATCAGATTATCAGTTATCAATGCACCCTGCCGGACTCTGTTGATCTGGAACAGCTTGCCGGTCACGGCAAAGACTTTCTGGCCGCCGATCAATTTGTTATTGAGCGAATACGCAAGCAGAAGAAGCGCGAGCTTGATCTCCGGGCCTTGGTCAAACGCTTGGAGCTGGATGCAGAACAGGGCAGGGTGCTCTTGCTGGACTTGCTTCACCCCCACGCAGCAGCCGGAACCAGTCCCCGTGAAATTCTGGAAAAGGTTCTGGGCTTGAGCGAAGAACAGAGCCGGTTGGTGCGGATTGTGAAATGGAGATCGCAGGAGGTGGCGTAACGCCGGAGTGATCTGTTCGTTTTATCCCTCTTGTCATTCTCTTCTGAAAGGAGAATTGCTATCAGGGCAGGGTGATGGATATTCTGGATGCGGCGGTGTAGATATCGTTGCGACCGCACGATGAGGTGGGGGCTTGTGCGGGATACGAACCCGAGACCCCGACCGCTAACCCTCATCACTGCGGGGTTTAAAAACTGGGTGTGATACCGGGATGAACCTATTTTGTCCTGTCATGAATTATTTCTTGTTTACTTTTTATTCTAAATGGTGAAAACACTCCATCTGTAGAGTAGCTTTTTGTTTTTTTGTTTACCTGCTTAATATCCTATTACTCAAAGGCGTATCTGATCATGGCAACCATAAGAGAATTTTTTGATACAGACATTAAGGATATGACGAAACATAATGATTGGGGGATGACGTTATTGGATGGTTCGCCGCTTCCGTCTATAACAGCAAAAATTGCTTGGGATTTCGATGCGAACGCCAAGTACTGGTCTTTCTTTATTCCTGATGGCGTAGATATTAGCGGCTGCGTTAACTCTCTTTTCAAGTTACCAGAAATGTCACGATGCGTTTTGTCGGAAGGGGACGGTTTGTTTGTAGAGTCTGGTTTTGCTGGCTACTCAGAAAAGATGAGATCAAAGTCTCTGGTCTTCACGGGGCGAGTCTTTTTTTATATAGACGCATGGTTAGAGTTGTCTGAACGAAAAAAACTCACTAATGCTGGCAGTCAGTATGGTTTTCACGTTATTGTACGAGATAGAGAATATGCTAAAGTGAGATCTAGGAAAGAAAAACCTGTTGCATTTATTTCACACGATTCAAAAGATAAAGATTCACTTGTTCGCAATTTAGTTCTTGAGCTTAGTAAGTTGAGATGTATTGTATGGTATGACGAATACGCCCTCAAAGTCGGGGAGAGTCTTCGTGCTAGCATTGAGAAGGGCTTAAAGGAAACTAAAAAGTGTGTTGTTGTGCTGTCTCCTAACTTTTTGTCAAATGAAGGGTGGGGGAAGGTTGAATTTGATTCTGTATTTACTCGTGAAATTATAGAAAAAGACAACGTCATGCTGCCTATTTGGCATAATGTCAGTGTGCAGGAAGTGTACGAATATAGTCCAAAATTAGCTGACAAAGTTGGTTTAAATTCAGATATGGGTATTGAGAAGCTGGCCACTAAGCTCAAGCACGCTATTGCCGGCTAAATATCAATGTTACGACGTTATTCGAGGGGATTAAGGTGTTATGCAACTATGAAATATTCATTTTTTAGAAAACATGAAATTATATCTTGATGTCTGCACCATCTGCCGCCCCTATGATGATCAGCGGATGATGCGTATTCGCTTGGAAACAGACGCGGTTCATCTGATTCTGAGTAAAATCCGTGAGAGGACATATCAGGCCGTTACATCCCGCGTTCATATTCTTGAAGTATCGGCAATATCAAACCTTGCTGAACGGATTGAACTGCTGACCCTGTTATCAGGATTTCAGTCAGACGTTGATGTTGATAAAGTACAGGCGGCACAACGGGCCGAGCAGCTTCACAGCTCAGGATTCGGTGTGGCGGATTCCGCTCATTTAGCGTATGCTGAAATTATAGCCGATGTCTTTATCACATGTGACGACAAGCTGCTCAAAAAAAGTCGGAAGGAAGATATTCGGGTGTCTGTCTATAACCCGATTGAATTTGTTGTAAAGGAGGAACTGCAATGAAAGCCGCTGCCTTTTTGACCGAAGAAGAGCTTATACGAAAAGCCGCTGAAATACTCATTGAAAAACTGGGCGAGGTGGAGGCTCTGCGTTTTCTTGCTCTCCCGAAAACGCAAAGAATGGAGTCTGTGGAGAGGCATAGAAGTTGGCAGGAGAATTTGAACAAAGAAGAGTTCTTTGCTGAATCCTTCAAATAACAGCGACAGGTTGCTACTCACAGTGCCGGGTACGTGTTCAGCGCGTAACCCGGTTTCTTTTTGCCATGCCTTGGCAAGAACCCTGGAAGGGTTTTCATAAAATCAGTTCAGGGTAACACCCTGAGTAGAGGAACAAGATATATGAGTACAAACAAAAAGAAAAAGCCGCAGATCAATCTTAATGGCAAACAGAAGAAATACCTACGCGGCTTAGGGCACCATGTCGATCCTGTCGTATACGTGGGCAAAGAAGGGATTTCCGAGAATGTGGTGCAGTCGGTGCTTGATGCCCTGCGTACCCGTGAGTTGATTAAAGTAAAGCTGGGTCAGAACTGTGAGGTGCCCAAGAAAGAGGCGGCAGAGCAATTGGCAGAAGACAGCGGTGCGGCCTTGGTGCAGCTTATCGGCAAGATGGTTCTCTTGT includes:
- a CDS encoding TIGR03960 family B12-binding radical SAM protein, which gives rise to MTTKVNLDSILPLVQKPGRYIGGELNSVHPDYSRIDLSFALVFPDLYEIGMSHQGLQILYHIINRQPGLAAERCYAPDVDMEAQLRQHKLPLFSLETRRPLAEFDVIGFTLPYELCYTNILTVLDLAGIPFRSEDRGEDFPLIIGGGACAMNPEPVADFFDLIVLGDGEEAVLELIWALRASREQGFSRAETLQCCADIQGVYVPSLFKPRYSDGRLTAIEPLKKDYPAVTRRIVAELPPVELLTRPLVPIVKPVHDRLGVEIARGCTRSCRFCQAGMIYRPVRERSREQIMKLAEEGVHNSGFDELALLSLSTGDYSDLPGLLLELMDHFAEEHVSVALPSMRVGTLTPEVIEQIKRVRKSGFTVAPEAGTDRLREVINKGITEEDLLTGCRDAFAAGWNVIKFYFMIGLPTETQEDLEAIIDLAVRAKKEAKGGRTQINVSVSTFVPKPHTPFQWHGQLSIAETKERIDFLKRKLPRKGFRLKWHEPYQSFLEGLFSRGDRRLAPLIEAAWQAGARLDGWSDHFLLERWQEAAEQLGLDLEAYLHPKDQDEVLPWDHLHCGVGRDFLLAEWQKALEQIYTPDCRNKGCQKCGLCDFKSIQPLIQKKKESEPAETAAQQSESARGSWTRTEPGQQPIFRYRVHYSRVGDGRFLGHLEVLQLVFRGLQRSGLPILFSQGFNPSPKVSFSPALPVGVESHIEYFDIDLSSPIKNLQEAAELLNISLPDFLAVQEMTAIQKKPPVDQIISYQCTLPDSVDLEQLAGHGKDFLAADQFVIERIRKQKKRELDLRALVKRLELDAEQGRVLLLDLLHPHAAAGTSPREILEKVLGLSEEQSRLVRIVKWRSQEVA
- a CDS encoding toll/interleukin-1 receptor domain-containing protein; this translates as MATIREFFDTDIKDMTKHNDWGMTLLDGSPLPSITAKIAWDFDANAKYWSFFIPDGVDISGCVNSLFKLPEMSRCVLSEGDGLFVESGFAGYSEKMRSKSLVFTGRVFFYIDAWLELSERKKLTNAGSQYGFHVIVRDREYAKVRSRKEKPVAFISHDSKDKDSLVRNLVLELSKLRCIVWYDEYALKVGESLRASIEKGLKETKKCVVVLSPNFLSNEGWGKVEFDSVFTREIIEKDNVMLPIWHNVSVQEVYEYSPKLADKVGLNSDMGIEKLATKLKHAIAG
- the yhbY gene encoding ribosome assembly RNA-binding protein YhbY, coding for MSTNKKKKPQINLNGKQKKYLRGLGHHVDPVVYVGKEGISENVVQSVLDALRTRELIKVKLGQNCEVPKKEAAEQLAEDSGAALVQLIGKMVLLYMPNKKMDKEQRIVLPK